One genomic window of Luteitalea pratensis includes the following:
- a CDS encoding M48 family metalloprotease, which translates to MNEDKGTRYRRAERTLRAFEVTVATAILCAVAVSPLPETLRTIGDAAVGPAAGPVAAFAKDTGVAAAILAVSLALPALAASPLALRRQGRLARRYNLPAVTGRAYVGDSLRRGLLVVAGGALGWWVFARLATLMPWLAGLAFSASALVVAAIVMLLAPWLILLSPRVRPLRDEAVTGRLHALASRAQLRLAGLHEWVFGPHGDHANAALVGVIGPRRLLISDTLIAGCPLEEMDAVVAHELGHHAHGHTWQRVRRQATSLVIAVLAAQASAAGPARWLGGTAGLTDPASLPWMLLAAGAVWLVTRPWQLALSRAHEAEADAFALALTGRPDILERVLMRLGTRNLSSDDDSWLTRAFFLTHPPIPARIAAARRAAGPAPSAPS; encoded by the coding sequence GTGAACGAAGACAAGGGCACTCGCTACCGTCGGGCCGAACGCACCCTCCGTGCGTTCGAGGTCACTGTCGCGACGGCGATCCTGTGCGCGGTCGCCGTCAGCCCGTTGCCGGAGACTCTGCGGACCATCGGCGACGCCGCGGTAGGCCCGGCGGCCGGGCCAGTCGCCGCATTCGCGAAGGACACCGGCGTCGCTGCGGCCATCCTGGCCGTCAGCCTTGCCCTGCCCGCGCTGGCCGCGTCGCCCCTGGCGCTGCGGCGGCAGGGGCGTCTCGCCCGGCGGTACAACCTGCCTGCGGTGACCGGACGAGCCTACGTGGGCGACAGCCTGCGGCGGGGCCTGCTCGTCGTAGCGGGCGGTGCGTTGGGCTGGTGGGTCTTCGCGCGCCTGGCTACGCTGATGCCGTGGCTCGCCGGCCTGGCATTCTCGGCCTCGGCGCTTGTCGTTGCTGCGATCGTGATGCTGCTGGCACCCTGGCTGATCCTGTTGTCGCCGCGGGTGCGTCCGCTGCGCGACGAGGCCGTGACCGGGCGCCTGCATGCGCTGGCTTCGCGAGCCCAGCTGCGGCTGGCGGGCCTGCACGAATGGGTGTTCGGGCCGCATGGTGATCACGCCAACGCCGCGCTGGTCGGGGTGATCGGCCCGCGCCGCCTGCTGATTTCCGACACGTTGATCGCCGGATGTCCGCTCGAGGAGATGGATGCCGTGGTGGCGCACGAGCTTGGACATCACGCGCATGGGCACACCTGGCAACGGGTCCGCAGGCAGGCGACGAGCCTCGTGATCGCCGTCCTCGCCGCCCAGGCGAGTGCGGCGGGGCCGGCGCGCTGGCTGGGTGGCACCGCCGGGCTCACCGATCCCGCTTCGCTGCCCTGGATGCTGCTGGCGGCTGGCGCGGTGTGGCTCGTGACGCGGCCTTGGCAACTGGCCCTGTCCCGGGCACACGAAGCCGAGGCCGATGCGTTCGCCCTCGCCCTCACCGGCCGGCCGGACATCCTGGAGCGCGTGCTCATGCGCCTGGGCACGCGCAACCTGTCGAGCGACGACGACTCGTGGTTGACACGTGCCTTCTTCCTTACCCATCCGCCGATTCCGGCGCGCATCGCCGCGGCGCGGCGCGCTGCCGGTCCCGCACCGTCCGCGCCGTCGTAG
- the smc gene encoding chromosome segregation protein SMC — MRLNRIEINGFKSFPDRADLAFDLGVTAIVGPNGCGKSNVVDAITWVLGEQSAKSLRGERMEDVIFAGSDARKPTHTAEVKLKMSGVISRVGLEDHPQRKTVAQELEESVETLTEDIVIARDVEVSRRLYRSGESEYLIDGHVVRLRDVQDLLMDAGLGVKGYAVIEQGKIGQILAAKPTERRQLIEEAAGVTKYKTRRRQAELKLEAAQQNLTRVDDIIFELEKQRGSLKRQAAKARRYRTLREELRQWEKLLFGQKYQALQSAMASAMDRLEKARTNEAGLAGRVAEVEAALERLRIELVEADAAANAARQAAHAKELESGRRQQQLEFDLQQVQAIGIALVGMQEEIARLQERIGPAQEELESRRASSRQADTERDEAAARVKDEDVAVQRAAAEIAALEQAVEKARGELYAGMTQVNTLRNAIERAIEARDRIAQELGRLEVESDDLRVEQEAALTERERASGALREAQAALEQVRGARAASEAALGTARIEREWRERELRTREREVSGLQARLKSLEELDAARAEYGEGARLLLASNESGIAHFGSVADALEVDGDYETAVAACLGEVVQHVVVPDMGTVQAGLAFVRERDAGRVGFLVADDVMPLEAAAPPVAGVRPLLDVVRVNGQAGPHVRAVLRDAWLAESPAQARQAARQVSGPVVTMQGDVFRGAKLVSGGGKADARQILHTKAEIKSLREQIQQAHHDIERHAGDLSAADAVIAGITSEIAALTADQVAHEKSIVSFELQVNRASDERDRVVRRMELIDNERRRAQEERATLESREAEARRSIEDLEVEQQSLSDELADAQRRLLDGRERQASVGRRAAEARATHAALVERASALAQDARRLEDASADLTQRINARQAEVDGSVARRVSLQSSIEALRAAIDDDLAALDELKRRVIEADQRVGEVQGAFGEHENGARDARRGLDEVRSLATSLEIARATAESDLGHLAESCREALDQSLEEVAAAMAEMLANEQGLPSAASVAAAERAGADEEGAEGGTPGEAETVVDADAALDAPPVLSAEQAIIRLKARIASLGAVNMMAIEQFDELEQRHTFLTVQRKDLIDAIASTGEAIARIDKTTRERFAEAFAAVNANFEEMFTTLFGGGRAGLVMLDQADVLESGIDIVAQPPGKRLQNVQLLSGGEKALTAMALMFGIFKYRPSPFCLLDEIDAPLDDANIGRFVEMLRSMQDHTQFVLITHHRKTMEIADRLYGVTMEEPGVSKVLRLDLTH; from the coding sequence ATGCGCCTCAATCGTATTGAAATCAACGGCTTCAAGAGCTTCCCGGATCGCGCCGACCTGGCCTTCGATCTGGGGGTCACGGCGATTGTCGGACCCAACGGGTGCGGCAAGAGCAACGTCGTCGACGCGATCACCTGGGTGCTCGGCGAACAGAGCGCCAAGAGCCTGCGCGGTGAGCGCATGGAAGACGTGATCTTTGCCGGCAGTGACGCCCGCAAGCCCACGCACACGGCTGAAGTGAAGCTGAAGATGAGCGGGGTGATCTCGCGCGTCGGGCTCGAGGACCATCCGCAGCGCAAGACGGTCGCGCAGGAACTCGAGGAATCGGTCGAGACCCTCACGGAAGACATCGTCATCGCGCGCGACGTGGAAGTCTCGCGACGCCTCTATCGATCCGGCGAGAGCGAATACCTGATCGACGGCCACGTGGTGCGACTGCGCGACGTCCAGGACCTGCTGATGGACGCCGGGCTGGGCGTGAAGGGGTACGCGGTCATCGAGCAGGGCAAGATCGGCCAGATCCTCGCGGCCAAGCCGACCGAGCGGCGACAGTTGATCGAGGAGGCTGCCGGCGTCACCAAGTACAAGACGCGCCGCCGCCAGGCCGAACTGAAGCTCGAGGCCGCACAGCAGAACCTGACCCGCGTCGACGACATCATCTTCGAACTCGAAAAGCAGCGCGGCTCGTTGAAGCGCCAGGCCGCGAAGGCGCGCCGCTATCGCACGCTCCGCGAGGAACTGCGGCAGTGGGAGAAGCTGCTGTTCGGGCAGAAGTACCAGGCGTTGCAATCGGCAATGGCCTCGGCGATGGACCGCCTGGAGAAGGCGCGGACCAACGAGGCAGGACTTGCCGGACGCGTCGCCGAAGTCGAGGCCGCACTCGAGCGCCTGCGCATCGAACTCGTCGAGGCGGACGCTGCGGCCAACGCCGCGCGCCAGGCCGCGCATGCCAAGGAACTCGAGAGCGGTCGTCGTCAGCAGCAGCTCGAATTCGATCTGCAGCAGGTGCAGGCGATCGGCATCGCGCTTGTCGGCATGCAGGAGGAGATCGCCCGCCTGCAGGAGCGCATCGGGCCCGCGCAGGAAGAACTCGAGAGCCGGCGCGCGAGCAGCCGACAGGCCGACACGGAGCGTGACGAAGCCGCCGCGCGCGTCAAGGACGAGGACGTGGCCGTGCAGCGCGCGGCCGCGGAAATCGCGGCCCTCGAGCAGGCCGTGGAAAAGGCGCGCGGTGAGCTCTATGCCGGGATGACGCAGGTCAACACCCTGCGCAACGCCATCGAGCGCGCGATCGAGGCACGCGATCGGATCGCCCAGGAACTCGGACGGCTCGAGGTCGAGAGCGACGATCTGCGCGTGGAGCAGGAGGCGGCACTGACCGAACGCGAGCGTGCGAGCGGCGCGCTGCGCGAGGCGCAGGCGGCGCTGGAGCAGGTGCGAGGCGCGCGGGCGGCGAGCGAAGCAGCGCTGGGTACGGCGCGCATCGAGCGCGAGTGGCGTGAGCGCGAACTGCGCACGCGCGAACGCGAGGTCTCCGGACTGCAGGCACGCCTGAAGTCCCTCGAGGAGCTCGATGCGGCGCGCGCCGAGTACGGCGAAGGGGCGCGGCTCCTGCTGGCCTCGAACGAGAGCGGGATCGCGCACTTCGGATCGGTTGCCGACGCCCTCGAGGTGGATGGCGACTACGAGACCGCCGTTGCGGCGTGCCTCGGTGAGGTGGTGCAGCACGTCGTGGTGCCCGACATGGGCACCGTGCAGGCGGGTCTCGCGTTCGTCCGTGAGCGCGATGCGGGCCGGGTCGGGTTCCTTGTCGCTGACGACGTCATGCCACTCGAGGCCGCGGCGCCTCCGGTGGCTGGCGTGCGCCCGCTGCTCGACGTGGTGCGCGTGAACGGGCAGGCGGGACCGCACGTGCGGGCGGTGCTGCGCGACGCGTGGCTGGCCGAGTCGCCCGCGCAGGCACGTCAGGCCGCTCGTCAGGTCTCCGGACCCGTGGTCACCATGCAGGGCGATGTTTTTCGCGGCGCCAAGCTGGTCTCCGGGGGCGGCAAGGCCGACGCCCGCCAGATTCTCCACACCAAGGCGGAGATCAAGAGCCTGCGCGAGCAGATCCAGCAGGCCCACCACGACATCGAGCGCCATGCCGGTGACCTCAGTGCAGCCGACGCGGTCATCGCCGGCATCACCTCCGAAATCGCTGCGCTTACGGCCGACCAGGTCGCGCACGAGAAGTCGATCGTCAGCTTCGAACTGCAGGTGAACCGTGCATCCGACGAGCGCGATCGCGTCGTTCGTCGGATGGAGCTCATCGACAACGAACGCCGGCGCGCGCAGGAAGAACGTGCGACGCTCGAGTCGCGCGAGGCCGAAGCACGCCGGTCCATCGAGGACCTGGAAGTCGAACAGCAGTCGCTCTCAGACGAACTCGCCGACGCGCAGCGTCGCCTGCTGGACGGCCGCGAGCGCCAGGCCTCGGTCGGGCGCCGTGCCGCCGAAGCGCGCGCCACGCATGCGGCGCTGGTCGAGCGCGCATCCGCGCTCGCGCAGGATGCCCGCCGCCTCGAGGACGCATCGGCCGATCTCACTCAGCGCATCAACGCGCGGCAGGCTGAAGTCGATGGCTCGGTGGCACGCCGTGTCTCGCTCCAGTCATCGATCGAGGCCCTGCGCGCGGCGATCGACGATGACCTCGCGGCCCTCGATGAACTGAAGCGCCGCGTCATCGAGGCCGACCAACGCGTCGGCGAGGTGCAGGGCGCGTTCGGCGAACACGAGAACGGCGCGCGAGATGCCCGTCGCGGGCTGGACGAGGTGCGCTCGCTCGCGACGTCGCTCGAGATTGCGCGGGCCACCGCCGAATCCGACCTCGGCCACCTGGCCGAATCCTGCCGCGAGGCCCTCGACCAGAGCCTCGAGGAAGTGGCAGCGGCGATGGCGGAAATGCTCGCCAACGAGCAGGGATTGCCGAGCGCGGCGTCGGTCGCCGCGGCCGAACGTGCCGGCGCCGACGAAGAAGGCGCCGAGGGCGGCACGCCGGGTGAGGCAGAGACCGTCGTTGACGCTGACGCTGCGCTCGACGCGCCACCGGTGCTCAGCGCCGAACAGGCGATTATCCGGCTGAAGGCGCGGATTGCTTCGCTCGGCGCGGTCAACATGATGGCCATCGAGCAGTTCGACGAACTCGAGCAGCGCCACACGTTCCTCACCGTGCAGCGCAAGGACCTCATCGATGCCATCGCATCGACCGGCGAGGCGATTGCGCGCATCGACAAGACGACGCGTGAACGGTTCGCGGAGGCGTTCGCGGCTGTGAACGCCAACTTCGAGGAGATGTTCACCACGCTCTTCGGCGGTGGCCGTGCCGGGCTCGTCATGCTCGACCAGGCCGATGTCCTCGAGAGCGGCATCGACATCGTCGCGCAGCCGCCGGGCAAGCGGTTGCAGAACGTGCAGCTGCTGTCGGGCGGTGAGAAGGCCCTCACGGCGATGGCGTTGATGTTCGGCATCTTCAAGTACCGGCCGAGCCCGTTCTGCCTGCTGGACGAGATCGACGCGCCGCTCGACGATGCCAACATCGGACGGTTCGTGGAGATGCTGCGCAGCATGCAGGACCACACGCAGTTCGTCCTCATCACGCACCATCGCAAGACGATGGAGATCGCCGACCGCCTGTATGGCGTGACGATGGAGGAGCCCGGTGTGTCGAAGGTGCTGCGGCTCGATCTGACCCACTAG
- a CDS encoding S41 family peptidase, producing MQKNRALPAVLFAVAVSALVGGVLGRRAQATSDPLTDRYRVFTAALAAVEQEYVEDVESDRLVYSAISGMLQTLDPHSSFLDPRAYAQMRERQEGRYYGLGISISPIDGDITVMSLFEGSPAYKKGIRRGDVIARIEGQDTKGWTSDQAVKQLRGPKGTQVKVGLRREGYAELIDLAVERDEVNIPTLKGVFMIGNETGYIRLNDFSETTDRDLGDALETLTGKGMKRLLLDIRDNPGGPLDQAIKVSDRFLPKGDMVVYTRGRTRNSDQDYRASEPGDFGAMPIVVLVNRNSASASEIVSGALQDHDRALIVGEKTFGKALVQSVYRISEGAGLALTTARYFTPSGRLIQRPWDGTFDEYLTYSLREQKADEPHDPANLKLTDAGRKVYGGGGIQPDKYIAGPVEGFNPSRFGRALWARQIFADYAARYTAQGDTRIKGHGQTRTVSRGFAVDDGMVADFRTYLESRKVRMDEAAFTADNQFIRAMIQYDIDLALFGVEEARRNLIARDPQAQFALQQFDEAARLPHMKAGATASRQAP from the coding sequence ATGCAGAAAAACCGCGCGCTGCCCGCGGTCCTGTTCGCCGTCGCTGTCTCCGCGCTGGTCGGAGGCGTGCTCGGCCGTCGCGCACAGGCCACCTCCGATCCGCTGACCGATCGCTATCGCGTCTTCACCGCTGCGCTGGCCGCGGTGGAGCAGGAGTACGTCGAAGACGTCGAATCCGACCGCCTCGTCTACAGCGCAATCTCCGGCATGCTCCAGACGCTGGACCCGCACTCGAGCTTCCTGGATCCCCGCGCCTACGCACAGATGCGCGAGCGCCAGGAGGGCCGGTACTACGGCCTCGGCATCAGCATTTCCCCGATCGACGGCGACATCACGGTCATGTCGCTCTTCGAAGGGTCGCCTGCGTACAAGAAGGGCATCCGCCGCGGCGACGTGATCGCCCGTATCGAAGGGCAGGACACCAAGGGCTGGACGAGCGACCAGGCCGTCAAGCAGTTGCGCGGTCCCAAGGGCACACAGGTCAAGGTCGGCCTCCGCCGCGAGGGCTATGCCGAGCTGATCGACCTGGCCGTCGAGCGCGACGAGGTGAACATCCCGACGCTCAAGGGCGTGTTCATGATCGGCAACGAAACTGGCTATATCCGCCTGAACGACTTCTCCGAGACGACCGATCGCGATCTGGGCGACGCGCTCGAGACGCTGACCGGCAAGGGCATGAAGCGGCTGCTGCTCGACATCCGCGACAATCCCGGCGGGCCGCTCGATCAGGCGATCAAGGTGTCGGACCGGTTCCTGCCCAAGGGCGACATGGTCGTCTACACGCGCGGCCGGACCCGCAACTCGGATCAGGATTACCGGGCCTCCGAACCGGGTGATTTCGGCGCCATGCCGATCGTCGTGCTCGTGAACCGGAACAGCGCGAGCGCCTCGGAAATCGTCTCCGGCGCGCTCCAGGATCACGACCGCGCCCTGATCGTTGGCGAGAAGACCTTCGGCAAGGCCCTCGTCCAGTCCGTGTACCGCATCAGCGAGGGTGCTGGCCTCGCCCTGACCACGGCGCGCTACTTCACGCCGAGCGGCCGGCTCATCCAGCGTCCGTGGGACGGCACCTTCGACGAGTACCTCACGTACTCCCTGCGTGAGCAGAAGGCCGACGAACCGCACGATCCGGCCAACCTGAAGCTGACCGATGCCGGACGCAAAGTGTACGGCGGCGGTGGCATCCAGCCCGACAAGTACATTGCCGGCCCCGTCGAGGGCTTCAACCCGAGCCGGTTCGGCCGCGCCCTCTGGGCGCGCCAGATCTTTGCCGACTACGCCGCCCGCTATACCGCCCAGGGCGACACCCGGATCAAGGGCCACGGCCAGACGCGCACCGTGTCGCGCGGATTCGCCGTGGACGATGGGATGGTGGCCGACTTCCGCACGTACCTTGAGTCGCGGAAGGTCCGCATGGACGAGGCTGCCTTCACTGCCGACAACCAGTTCATCCGGGCGATGATCCAGTACGACATCGACCTGGCCCTGTTCGGCGTGGAGGAGGCGCGGCGCAACCTGATCGCCCGCGACCCGCAGGCCCAGTTCGCGCTGCAGCAGTTCGACGAGGCGGCTCGCCTTCCGCACATGAAGGCCGGCGCCACGGCCTCTCGTCAGGCACCCTGA
- a CDS encoding twin-arginine translocase TatA/TatE family subunit, with product MFGSLGMPELVIIFVIALIVFGPRKLPELGKSLGKSLAEFKRASNELRNSLEEEIRVEEERERKPAPTPVAATPVAEASVVAGTAAAEPWVDEPYDRAQDEARQSVAETTPRGANL from the coding sequence ATGTTCGGTTCTCTCGGCATGCCGGAGTTGGTCATCATTTTCGTCATTGCCCTCATCGTGTTCGGACCGCGCAAGCTGCCCGAACTCGGCAAGTCCCTCGGCAAGAGCCTCGCGGAGTTCAAGCGGGCTTCCAACGAATTGCGCAACTCGCTCGAAGAGGAGATTCGGGTCGAAGAGGAGCGGGAACGCAAGCCCGCGCCGACGCCCGTCGCGGCCACGCCGGTGGCGGAGGCCAGCGTGGTGGCCGGCACCGCAGCGGCCGAACCCTGGGTCGACGAACCCTACGATCGCGCCCAGGACGAGGCGCGTCAGTCGGTCGCCGAAACCACGCCGCGCGGCGCCAACCTGTAA
- the tatC gene encoding twin-arginine translocase subunit TatC produces the protein MSLSPVPSAPPPPRPFDDDEEDEGVGGKMSFLEHLDELRQRLIKGLLAVLVGFVIAMVFIGPIFDFVMAPLQAILPAGGKLIYTEPTEAFMLYMKMGALVGLMLALPVVLWQIWAFIAPGLYAHEKRFAIPFVMMSTVFFIGGTLFSHYVVFPAMWRFFASFSTDTVVFAPRIEPVFSLYVRMALGLGAVFEMPTLIMFLARVGLVTPRFLIRHTKYAILIIFIVAAIVTPSPDVVSQFLLALPMIVLYAFSILVAWVFQKRVPKVEA, from the coding sequence ATGTCCCTGTCCCCCGTCCCCTCCGCCCCGCCGCCGCCGCGCCCGTTCGATGACGACGAGGAGGACGAAGGGGTCGGCGGGAAGATGTCGTTCCTCGAACACCTCGACGAACTCCGCCAGCGGCTGATCAAGGGCCTGCTGGCCGTGCTGGTGGGGTTCGTGATCGCGATGGTGTTCATCGGCCCCATCTTCGATTTCGTGATGGCGCCCTTGCAGGCCATCCTGCCCGCCGGCGGCAAGCTCATCTACACTGAGCCGACCGAGGCCTTCATGCTGTACATGAAGATGGGGGCACTGGTCGGCTTGATGCTGGCTCTGCCGGTGGTGCTCTGGCAGATCTGGGCGTTCATCGCGCCCGGCCTCTACGCGCACGAGAAGCGCTTCGCCATCCCGTTCGTGATGATGTCGACGGTCTTCTTCATCGGCGGCACCCTCTTTTCGCACTATGTGGTATTCCCCGCCATGTGGCGATTCTTCGCCAGCTTCTCCACCGACACGGTGGTGTTCGCGCCGAGGATCGAGCCGGTCTTCTCGCTCTACGTCCGGATGGCGCTGGGCCTGGGCGCGGTGTTCGAAATGCCGACGTTGATCATGTTTCTGGCCCGCGTCGGCCTCGTCACCCCGCGCTTCCTCATCAGGCACACCAAGTACGCCATCCTGATCATCTTCATCGTCGCGGCGATCGTGACCCCGAGCCCCGACGTGGTCTCACAGTTCCTGCTCGCGCTGCCGATGATCGTGTTGTACGCGTTCAGCATCCTGGTCGCATGGGTATTCCAGAAGCGTGTACCGAAGGTCGAAGCCTGA
- a CDS encoding OmpA family protein, whose amino-acid sequence MTRLFRVGLAATIGLAMAAPAGFAQQPAATKPAPDAASSPVVTETRPATTTFQGDTGLWFVPLGEVLPGGRWSGSVYYTNFDRQEGFTDISTVPVTFGVGVGKRAELFASIAAVTRIDRDIRPLFIAGNEAGGPLNDYPRVRQGWSGSTFGDILVGGKVNFMSQADQKAVAMALRAMAKLPTGDTDKGTSSGQADFFVDYIVSKEVNQRADVSGYVGAAFRADAEQSDQSNGLRWGFGVGVPSRGGLRFTAELFGERYYEDTISSGGLTGFDGSLSDGVFSLKSPLDAALGLTYISSKGFFVGGGLVYNFNVNSRDEFGPYESESSDYLSGQIRIGFHPGVRVYVAPAPPPPPPPPPASVAQNRPPTVKARCNPCTVEVGKSSTITADAVDPDGDQLTYKWSCPAGTVAQPSNRESLWTAPMQEGPVPCTVTVTDGKGGSVSDTVTIQVVKPAIKDYTFEDVHFDFDRYTLRPEATRILDEAIKALQDNKELKIEVEGHTCNIGTAEYNLALGERRAYSVRDYLGSRGIGADRIRTVSYGEERPKHDNSREETRRLNRRAALTVRVTQ is encoded by the coding sequence ATGACACGCCTCTTCAGGGTAGGTCTCGCCGCCACGATCGGTCTGGCGATGGCTGCGCCTGCAGGGTTCGCACAGCAGCCGGCGGCCACCAAGCCCGCCCCCGATGCTGCATCGAGCCCGGTGGTGACCGAGACACGGCCCGCCACCACCACGTTCCAGGGCGATACCGGTCTCTGGTTCGTGCCGCTCGGCGAGGTCCTGCCGGGAGGCCGCTGGTCGGGCAGCGTCTACTACACCAACTTCGATCGCCAGGAAGGCTTCACCGACATCAGCACGGTCCCGGTGACGTTCGGCGTCGGCGTCGGCAAGCGCGCCGAGTTGTTTGCCTCCATCGCCGCGGTGACCCGCATCGATCGCGACATCCGACCGCTTTTCATCGCCGGCAATGAAGCCGGTGGGCCGCTCAACGACTACCCGCGGGTCCGCCAGGGTTGGTCGGGCTCGACCTTTGGCGACATCCTTGTCGGCGGCAAGGTGAACTTCATGTCGCAAGCCGATCAGAAGGCGGTCGCCATGGCGCTGCGAGCGATGGCCAAACTGCCCACCGGCGACACGGACAAGGGGACTAGCTCGGGTCAGGCCGACTTCTTCGTCGACTACATCGTGAGCAAGGAAGTCAACCAGCGGGCCGACGTGTCCGGATACGTTGGCGCCGCGTTCCGTGCCGACGCGGAGCAGAGCGACCAGAGCAACGGCCTGCGGTGGGGCTTCGGAGTCGGGGTCCCGTCGCGCGGCGGCCTACGGTTTACCGCTGAGCTGTTCGGCGAGCGCTACTACGAGGACACGATCAGCTCCGGCGGGCTGACCGGATTCGACGGCAGCCTGAGCGACGGCGTGTTCTCGCTGAAGAGCCCGCTCGACGCTGCACTTGGACTGACCTACATCAGCTCCAAGGGCTTCTTCGTCGGCGGCGGACTCGTGTACAACTTCAACGTCAATTCTCGCGACGAATTCGGGCCGTACGAGTCGGAGTCATCCGATTACCTGAGCGGCCAGATCCGGATCGGCTTCCACCCGGGCGTGCGCGTCTACGTTGCCCCGGCGCCGCCACCCCCGCCGCCCCCGCCGCCAGCTTCGGTGGCCCAGAACCGTCCACCGACGGTCAAGGCTCGCTGCAACCCGTGCACGGTTGAGGTCGGCAAGAGCTCGACCATCACGGCCGACGCGGTCGATCCGGATGGCGATCAGCTCACCTACAAGTGGTCGTGCCCGGCCGGGACCGTTGCCCAGCCGAGCAACCGCGAGTCGCTCTGGACGGCCCCGATGCAGGAAGGCCCCGTGCCCTGCACCGTCACCGTCACGGACGGCAAGGGTGGGTCGGTGAGTGACACCGTCACGATCCAGGTGGTCAAGCCCGCCATCAAGGACTACACCTTCGAGGACGTGCACTTCGACTTCGACCGCTACACGCTGCGGCCTGAAGCGACCCGCATCCTCGACGAGGCCATCAAGGCGCTGCAGGACAACAAGGAGCTGAAGATCGAGGTCGAAGGCCACACCTGCAACATCGGTACGGCCGAATACAACCTCGCCCTCGGCGAACGTCGTGCCTACTCGGTTCGTGACTACCTGGGCTCGCGTGGTATCGGTGCCGACCGCATCCGTACCGTGAGCTACGGCGAGGAGCGGCCCAAGCACGACAACAGCCGCGAGGAGACGCGTCGCCTCAACCGTCGCGCTGCCCTCACGGTCCGCGTGACGCAGTAA
- a CDS encoding HEAT repeat domain-containing protein: MPSRPGQSTTLLDELLAGHDPVAVEAAIARLAIIGRPALRQVLQRLAETDATHQPRLLRVLERIGDPGTLGVIRPLLTHAEPDVAVAAVDAMGALLDARDTAVAAAALDALTGTLLDTTRDDAVRLRAFEAIGNAGDRSETYDVDVLEPLRAQLRRDESAALRGAVSMPGPPPVAADTPSGEQLLEVAANGDLPAQPEVLRQTIAAHGADAPLTVLHKVIERVRAREAAVPADEADAWRVVRATTHLALAMRGSRLAVYDLRESVEALGSQTPVGMLSALQQIGDASVLDAVADAWAGSSNAWFRGQLVTIFRAIVAREKITKRHATMKKLATRQPDAFAALWG, encoded by the coding sequence GTGCCCTCCCGCCCCGGTCAGTCCACGACCCTGCTCGACGAACTACTGGCCGGTCACGACCCCGTGGCGGTCGAGGCGGCCATTGCACGGCTCGCCATCATCGGACGCCCTGCCTTGCGCCAGGTCCTCCAGCGGCTCGCCGAGACCGACGCCACCCACCAACCGCGCCTCCTGCGAGTGCTCGAGCGCATCGGCGATCCCGGGACGCTCGGAGTCATCCGCCCGCTGCTCACCCACGCGGAGCCCGATGTTGCAGTGGCTGCCGTGGACGCCATGGGCGCCCTGCTCGATGCGCGTGATACCGCTGTCGCGGCCGCGGCACTCGACGCATTGACAGGCACCTTGCTCGACACGACCCGGGACGACGCGGTCCGGCTGCGGGCGTTCGAGGCGATCGGCAACGCGGGTGACCGGTCGGAGACCTATGACGTCGACGTGCTCGAACCGTTGCGCGCACAACTGCGGCGTGACGAGTCCGCAGCGCTGCGGGGAGCAGTGAGCATGCCCGGCCCCCCCCCTGTTGCCGCTGACACGCCATCCGGTGAGCAGCTGCTCGAGGTGGCTGCCAACGGCGACCTGCCCGCACAACCGGAAGTGCTGCGACAGACGATCGCGGCGCACGGCGCAGACGCGCCGCTGACGGTCCTGCACAAGGTGATCGAACGGGTGAGAGCCCGCGAAGCCGCCGTTCCGGCCGACGAAGCCGACGCATGGCGCGTGGTGCGCGCCACCACGCACCTCGCGCTCGCCATGCGGGGCAGCCGGCTCGCGGTGTACGACCTCCGCGAGTCCGTCGAGGCACTGGGCTCGCAGACGCCGGTGGGCATGCTGTCAGCGCTGCAACAGATTGGCGACGCGTCGGTGCTGGACGCGGTCGCCGATGCGTGGGCGGGCTCGTCGAACGCGTGGTTCCGAGGCCAGCTGGTCACGATCTTCCGCGCAATCGTGGCGCGCGAGAAGATCACGAAGCGGCACGCCACCATGAAGAAACTGGCGACGCGCCAGCCCGACGCATTCGCCGCCCTGTGGGGATGA